The following are encoded in a window of Microbacterium sp. LWO13-1.2 genomic DNA:
- a CDS encoding MFS transporter produces the protein MPFLLYVLALAIFAQGTSEFMLAGLLLPISDELAVSPATVGTLTSAFAIGMVVGAPAMALIGARWSPRRALISFLLVFVLAHVVGAIAPSFEVLLTTRVIAALANAGFLAVALATVGRLVPAGQTTRAVATLLAGTTLATIVGVPAGALVANAFGWRATFWGVVLLCLPALIALLLDRSLTQNAVTPRIRLVGELAELRRRPVLGAIMLAVLVNAATFGVFTFLGVIGADAGIDVALIPLLLAGFGVGAFLGVAATGRWAARRERAWISVGTVALAGAWSAFAVLISSPVMLTLLAVLCGALSFAVGSALIGRIVREATDAPVLGGAYATVALNLGAFVGPAVAGIAYEQGGAASVPWAAVAATLAAALIGIWALAPMRQFRPTK, from the coding sequence ATGCCCTTCTTGCTCTATGTCCTTGCTCTGGCGATCTTCGCTCAGGGCACCAGCGAGTTCATGCTCGCCGGCCTCCTCCTTCCGATCTCCGACGAGCTGGCGGTATCGCCCGCGACCGTCGGGACTCTCACCTCGGCCTTCGCCATCGGCATGGTCGTCGGCGCTCCGGCGATGGCGCTGATCGGCGCGCGCTGGAGTCCACGCCGCGCGCTCATCTCGTTTCTCCTGGTGTTCGTGCTCGCGCACGTCGTCGGCGCGATCGCCCCGTCGTTCGAGGTGCTGCTGACCACGCGAGTGATTGCGGCTCTCGCGAACGCCGGTTTCCTCGCTGTCGCTCTCGCGACGGTGGGCCGACTGGTTCCGGCCGGTCAGACGACCCGGGCCGTCGCGACACTTCTCGCCGGCACCACGCTGGCCACGATCGTCGGTGTGCCGGCGGGAGCCCTCGTCGCGAACGCGTTCGGGTGGCGGGCGACGTTCTGGGGTGTGGTGCTGCTCTGTCTGCCGGCATTGATCGCGCTGCTCCTGGATCGTTCGCTCACGCAGAACGCGGTGACACCGCGCATCCGTCTCGTCGGTGAACTCGCCGAGCTCCGTCGGCGCCCGGTGCTCGGTGCGATCATGCTCGCTGTTCTCGTCAACGCCGCGACCTTCGGGGTCTTCACCTTCCTCGGAGTGATCGGGGCGGATGCCGGCATCGATGTCGCTCTGATTCCCCTGCTCCTCGCCGGGTTCGGGGTCGGCGCATTCCTCGGCGTCGCCGCGACCGGTCGGTGGGCGGCACGGCGAGAGCGGGCCTGGATCTCGGTCGGAACGGTCGCTCTCGCCGGCGCATGGTCGGCGTTCGCGGTCCTGATCTCGTCACCCGTGATGCTGACGCTCCTCGCGGTGCTCTGCGGGGCGCTGTCGTTCGCCGTCGGATCCGCCCTGATCGGACGCATCGTCCGGGAAGCCACGGATGCCCCGGTCCTCGGCGGGGCGTATGCGACCGTCGCCCTGAATCTCGGAGCCTTCGTCGGGCCCGCCGTCGCGGGCATCGCGTACGAGCAGGGAGGTGCCGCAAGCGTGCCATGGGCAGCGGTTGCCGCCACGCTCGCCGCCGCGCTGATCGGCATCTGGGCGCTCGCGCCGATGCGGCAGTTCCGTCCCACGAAGTGA
- a CDS encoding GNAT family N-acetyltransferase — protein sequence MRDDERAPTIEWRTVVEADFPLLSDWLARPHVHRYWHHDFTPEGVARDFGPGTRGEEAGEDLLVFVDGQPTALVQRSRIADYAEDFAELGEIVEVPPGAVTIDYLIADLSRTGQGLGSAIIRAVVADTWSSYPDCPAIIVGVVAGNVASWRALEKAGFRRVGEGDMEPDNPIDAPLHVISRIDRPESAPPQRQ from the coding sequence ATGCGGGACGACGAACGCGCGCCGACCATCGAGTGGAGAACGGTCGTGGAGGCGGACTTCCCGCTGCTCAGCGACTGGCTCGCGAGGCCTCATGTTCACCGCTACTGGCATCACGACTTCACGCCGGAAGGGGTGGCGAGAGACTTCGGCCCCGGTACCCGTGGTGAGGAGGCAGGCGAAGATCTCCTCGTCTTCGTCGACGGTCAGCCGACCGCGCTCGTGCAGCGATCCCGCATCGCCGACTACGCCGAGGACTTCGCGGAGCTCGGCGAGATCGTCGAGGTGCCGCCGGGTGCGGTGACGATCGACTATCTCATCGCCGATCTGTCCCGCACGGGGCAGGGGCTCGGCTCGGCGATCATCCGGGCCGTGGTCGCCGATACGTGGTCGAGCTATCCGGACTGCCCTGCGATCATCGTCGGCGTCGTCGCGGGCAATGTCGCATCCTGGCGGGCGCTCGAGAAGGCCGGTTTCCGACGGGTCGGTGAAGGGGACATGGAACCAGACAACCCGATCGACGCCCCACTCCACGTCATCTCACGCATCGACAGACCCGAGAGCGCGCCTCCTCAGCGTCAGTGA